From one Acidobacteriota bacterium genomic stretch:
- a CDS encoding GH92 family glycosyl hydrolase, whose amino-acid sequence MDGGFRRKRLRPDRRLFLKGAAAGVVAAAAGVEAQGEVAAAAANHANNAAKVTAAAKSSLEMVNLLQGTGSTFLFSRGNTLPIAAVPFGMAHWALESNGRNTPWFFHPADRRIEGVRCTHQLSPWLNDYGYATFMPVDALAKAAGGSRGSSYRLEDAVLSPAGLEIELLRYRARMELAPTAHGAAMRVTFAAARDGERDMAEGAGFAIDMPGAAKAEAVLDAASGMVRLSNSFNDGGVPENFRAFYVVQFAGVSASALKLETADVAGRNGAGSHGGDGHKVAVVRYPARAGVAQEIRIGTSFISYEQAERNLKLELAGGFDAVKAAAKTVWDEHLDRAKVEGGTEAQRRTFYSCMYRALLFPRMLHEMDANGKPVHFSAFNGKVEPGVMYADHGYWDVYRAWYPWMSVMFPERLGEILQAWVNAYREGGWMPQFPAPGYRACMTGSLIDAVFADGVVKDIPGFDVETAYQGLRKHAIEPGDADKGYGRRGIEDYLKLGYVAEDHIHQSGAETVDSAYGDFCIAQIAAKLGHKEDAAMFERRSHNWRNLFDAKVGFLRGKNSDGSWVTHNGAPFDPVRWGSPYVEGAAWQHRWDVPHEPAELFKAMGGNTIAAAELEKMITMPAAFDVGSYGGEIHEMSEMAARTFGQYAHSNQPVHHVLYLFALAGRPERTRYWTKRVMEELYSPEEFAGDEDTGSMGAWFLLSAAGFYPVCPGKAEYVLGAPLFEKMTLTVGNGKKLVITRRGDAGSLRVGGKAHAGVVIGHKELLGAGTLEFA is encoded by the coding sequence ATGGACGGTGGATTCCGGAGGAAGAGATTGAGGCCTGATCGTCGGTTGTTCTTGAAGGGTGCGGCTGCGGGAGTGGTGGCTGCGGCGGCGGGTGTTGAGGCGCAGGGTGAGGTTGCGGCTGCTGCTGCCAATCATGCCAACAATGCGGCGAAGGTGACTGCTGCGGCGAAGAGTTCGCTGGAGATGGTGAACCTGCTGCAGGGGACGGGGTCGACGTTTCTGTTCTCGCGGGGGAACACGCTACCGATTGCGGCGGTGCCGTTCGGCATGGCGCACTGGGCGCTTGAGAGCAATGGGCGCAACACGCCGTGGTTCTTTCATCCGGCGGACAGGCGCATTGAGGGCGTGCGGTGCACGCATCAGCTGAGTCCGTGGCTGAACGACTACGGGTATGCGACGTTCATGCCGGTGGATGCGCTGGCGAAGGCGGCAGGCGGATCGCGCGGGTCGTCGTACCGTCTGGAGGATGCGGTGTTGTCGCCGGCGGGGCTGGAGATTGAGCTGTTGCGGTATCGCGCGCGGATGGAGCTTGCTCCCACGGCGCATGGCGCGGCGATGCGAGTGACGTTTGCCGCTGCGCGTGACGGCGAACGCGACATGGCCGAGGGCGCGGGGTTTGCGATCGACATGCCTGGCGCGGCGAAGGCGGAGGCTGTGCTGGATGCGGCGTCGGGGATGGTGCGGCTGAGCAACAGCTTCAACGACGGCGGCGTTCCGGAGAACTTTCGCGCATTCTATGTCGTGCAGTTTGCAGGTGTGAGTGCGAGCGCGCTGAAGCTGGAGACGGCGGACGTTGCCGGGCGCAATGGTGCGGGCAGTCATGGGGGAGACGGGCACAAGGTGGCGGTCGTGCGCTATCCGGCGCGGGCTGGCGTGGCGCAGGAGATTCGCATCGGCACCTCGTTCATCTCGTATGAGCAGGCGGAGAGAAACCTGAAGCTCGAGCTTGCGGGCGGGTTCGATGCGGTGAAGGCCGCGGCGAAGACGGTGTGGGACGAGCATCTCGATCGCGCGAAGGTGGAAGGCGGAACCGAGGCCCAGCGGCGGACGTTTTACTCCTGCATGTATCGCGCGCTGCTGTTTCCGCGCATGTTGCACGAGATGGACGCGAACGGGAAGCCGGTGCACTTCAGCGCGTTCAACGGCAAGGTGGAGCCGGGTGTGATGTACGCCGACCACGGCTACTGGGACGTGTATCGCGCGTGGTATCCGTGGATGTCGGTGATGTTCCCCGAGCGGCTGGGCGAGATATTGCAGGCGTGGGTGAATGCGTATCGCGAGGGCGGATGGATGCCGCAGTTTCCCGCTCCGGGCTATCGCGCGTGCATGACGGGGAGTTTGATCGACGCGGTCTTTGCCGATGGCGTAGTGAAAGACATTCCGGGCTTCGATGTGGAGACGGCGTACCAGGGACTCCGAAAACATGCGATAGAGCCGGGCGATGCGGACAAGGGCTACGGGCGGCGCGGTATTGAGGACTATCTGAAGCTGGGCTACGTTGCCGAGGACCACATTCATCAGTCGGGCGCGGAGACGGTGGATTCTGCGTATGGCGACTTCTGCATCGCGCAGATTGCGGCGAAGCTGGGGCATAAGGAAGACGCCGCGATGTTCGAGAGGCGCTCGCACAACTGGCGGAACCTGTTCGATGCGAAGGTGGGATTTCTGCGCGGCAAGAACTCGGACGGCTCGTGGGTGACGCACAATGGTGCGCCGTTCGATCCGGTGCGTTGGGGATCGCCGTATGTGGAGGGCGCGGCGTGGCAGCATCGCTGGGACGTTCCGCATGAGCCCGCGGAGTTGTTCAAGGCCATGGGCGGCAACACTATCGCCGCGGCAGAGCTCGAGAAGATGATTACGATGCCGGCGGCGTTCGATGTGGGGTCGTATGGCGGCGAGATTCACGAGATGTCGGAGATGGCGGCGCGGACCTTCGGGCAGTATGCGCACAGCAATCAGCCGGTGCATCACGTGCTGTATCTGTTTGCTCTGGCGGGAAGGCCGGAGCGCACGCGCTATTGGACGAAGAGGGTGATGGAGGAGCTGTACTCGCCGGAGGAGTTTGCGGGAGACGAGGACACGGGCTCGATGGGGGCGTGGTTTCTGCTGTCTGCCGCGGGGTTCTATCCGGTGTGTCCGGGCAAGGCGGAGTATGTGCTGGGCGCTCCGCTGTTTGAGAAGATGACGCTGACGGTGGGCAACGGGAAGAAGCTGGTGATCACGCGGCGCGGAGATGCTGGATCGTTGCGTGTGGGTGGGAAGGCGCATGCGGGAGTGGTGATCGGGCACAAGGAGTTGCTGGGGGCGGGGACGCTGGAGTTTGCTTAG